The genome window TCATTATCATCAAAATCTTGAATATGTAATTCCCCTTGCTGAGGAATTAAAAAAGGAATTTTTTCAGGAAATACTTTTGAATATTCAACCATGTCATCAGGGATAAATATTTGTAAAAAGTTTTCACTTCGGCTTTGGCTTTTTCTAGGATCAATGGATAATGAAATTCGTTTTAATTCCTTTTTCTCTTGAATTAATGCTTCTAATAAACTAGCGCATCTTTCAAACTTAAAGCCTGAAGCATCGACAACTATTTTATTCATTTCTTTATCTTGACCAATTTCAGTTAATAACTGTAATGATTTTTTTAAATTTTGGCTGGCTGTTAAATAAGAAATTTCATGATGAGAATTTAAAACAAAAAGAATACCAGGAGTTGTTGGTATATTTTCTACAATTGCAGGATTAATTCCCGGTCCTAATTTTCTTACAGTTTCTGCATCAGATTGTAACTTTAGAATATCATCACAAGATTTAAATCCATTTTTTTCACAAACTTCAATAATTTTCCAAAATACGTTTGCTGTCATTTCGGCGTCTGCTAGAGCAGTATGAGCATCTAAAACAGGTATATTAAAATATTCAGCAACTCCTGATAAAGTTTTAGATGGAATTTCGTTCAAAATGTTTGTTACTAATATATGCGTACAGAAATAAAAATTTTTGAAATCTTCATTTTTAAATTCTCGCATATGATACGCTAAATAAGCTATATCACCTTGAGCTCCATGTGCTACTATAATTGAATTTCCTACAAATTTGATGAAATCGTCAAATACATCTTTGATAGTAGGGGCTTTAGATACCATTTCATTATTTATTTTTGTAATTTTTTGTACAATGCTTGGAATGTGCCTTTTTGGATTAATTAGCGTTTCAAAACGAGCGACTTCGACACCTTGGCTGTATTTTATAGCTCCGATTTCAATGATAGAACTATTATATGGATTTCCGCCAGTAGTTTCTAAATCAAAAAAAACAATGTCCATTTGTGAGGGCAAAAGATTTAACCACTGAGGTCTATTTGGATTACTAATGATTTCAGAGGGTAGAGAGGATTGGTCTCTCCTTGGTGGTTTGTAATTGAATTTAAATGGGCGATTGTTCTTATTTTGAAATGTCATTTGATATCATTCCAGAGAATTTAATAATTATGTATATCGCTAAAAGCAAAATATAGCACTCAAGTGATATTATCTCCCATAATATCACTTGTCAGTCAATAACGTTTGTAATTGACTAATGTTCAGGGTTTGGTATTCAGCAGACAAAAAACTATTTTTGAAGATGGATTGAGCTTCAGTTAGGATTTTATTTTCGAGATATTCATCACTACTTGATGGATCGTGATGATAAATTGCATAATATTTTACATTAGAATTCTTAGCAATACTAGCACCAGCTTTGGCAGTAGAATGCCCCCAACCAACAAAATTTTTATAGTTACTATCAGAATATGTAGTATCATAAATTAACAAATCGGCATTCTTTATAAATTTCTCTAATTCAAAGTCTTTTATGCTACCATGTTCGTGGTCAGAAGCGTAAACAACACAGTTTTTCTTATGAAAATCCCATACTTTATAAGCTAGAGCTTCTTGAGGGTGGTTTAGAGCTTGAATTTCAATCGAAATATTATCAATTTCTATTGATTTTAAATTATTTAATTCATGAAAAAATATTTTATTTAAAGCTGGTAATTGATAGAATTCTACAGGAAAAAAAGGGGCTGAAAAAAATTTTTGAAATATTTCCTTTAAAGATAGACCAAATTTTGCCTGTCCGTAGATATTGATAACGCAATCATTGCGGAAAAAAGGAATGAATTTTGTGAGGCCTATCATATGATCATAATGCATATGGCTCAGAAATAAATGAAATATTCTATCCCCTCGTAATAGGGCGTTTTCAGCGCACTTTATAAGTCCAGTGCCAGCGTCTATAATGATGGCCTTAGAATCCTTATCATTAATAGATAAAACCTCAACGCAAGAGGTATTTCCTCCGTATTTCAGCATTTTATCGTTGGGGATAGGAATGGTTCCTCTAGTACCCCAAAAAGTGACATACTGCTCATAGGTAATAGGAGTTTCTTTTGTTGTATTTCTGCTGTTAATCTGATATTTGACCCTATTATGGACTTGGGCCACATTTTCTCCTTCCTAAATCAATTATTACATGCTACGGCACAGAATGTTTGAAGTTGATACCTAGGCTTTCTGTCCTATTCTAATAAAGATGTGATATCCACTTTATATTTAAATACTCTAAATATTAGACTGCCTGTTTCTCGGTATTTAGGTCAAGGAGTTGGAAAAAATGTTCATGGTTTACACGCCAAAAAATTTGTCTGAAGAGATGGAGTCTTTAAGGCTTTCTCAGAATTCAAGCTCTTTACAGAAGATAACACCTCAATCTGCTTGGAAATTATTGGAACCAGAAAATCCCTTGGCTCCAGCTGTATTAGATGTAAACTGGCTTATAACTCAACCATTGTTACCATTTTTAGTTCAAGTTGCCCCAGCACATCTTATTTTTAGAAGCATTATGGTTCAAGGGATGGAAGATTCTCTAGAAGTTATAGAATGGATAAGAGGTGAGCAATTACAGAAGGTTCTAGATTTTGATCTTTGGCAATCTCCTTTAGAGCACAGTTCTGGAGAAATTTCTTTTGCGAGAGCTGTCTCATGGATTAGAGCTTGGCTCGAAATAGGCTCAAATTTTGCTGCAAAACGGTTTTTTGAATTAGACGAAGAAACTATTGTACTAGTTTTATCAAAGCTTTTTCAAATTGTCCCTGAGGGTGTTGGTATTATTTCTGAGGACATCCGTGAAAACTGGCTTAAAACTATGGATAATAGGTTTTATTTACAGATCAACGACGAAGATTCTGAAACTTATGAGATATTAAAGCCTTTTATTGACGATTTATACTCCTATAATCCTAGAATAGCGGCTTCTACTTTTGCGCATGCAGCCATGCTAATTAGGCAAGAATCCTTGGCTGATGGTTTAAAATGGAAAGAAGCGAGATTATCCGATCAAGGATTTGTATCAAAAGAAGATGCGCTAGAAATATTAAAACCAAAAGATTTTCTTGAGTTAAAAAAATCATTAGCTTTTGAAATTGAGTTGGAAAAGAAAAAACAAGAAGTTTTAACAAAATATCCAAAGAAAACTTTAGATAGTGCAAATATAAACTATGACTCAGAAGTAACAGATCAAGTAGTTCATTTTTTAGGTACTTTAGAACCAGAAGATGGTATACGCTATATGCAATTGGCTTTGGGAATGGATGAATTAAAAAAGATTTCAGGCTCAAGCAATATAGATCCTAGTTACTTTTATGAAGATGAAGACTTTATTGCTGAAACTGCAGAAAAAATTGTAAACTTATGTAATAAAATTTTAACTAAAATTGAGTTTCATAAGGTTAACACAAAGCAGGCTTACGAAGCTTTACTTATAGAAGAAGTGTTTGCTTACATTGTAAAACAAAATATGCAACAAGCAATGCTATTAAAAGAAAGAATAGCTAGAACATCTAACGTAATTGTATCGGCTTTTATGCAAAATATTGATAATCAATCCATATCTTATGCTTTGCAAGTTGAAAGAGGAGCTTTGAACATTGGGCTACAATATATGCTACAAAATAAATCAGAATTTTCTGTTTTAGATGGGAAAATATTGCCAGATGTTGAATTAGCTGCTTACTTTATAAGCACAGTAGGCCCTGAGTTCGTATTTCATTTGGGCTGGAACATGATTCATTCTATACCGAAAGAATTGAGTAAAGAAATTCTTTTTCTTGATGCAGCTCATGAAAATTTGAGAAATAAGTTAAAAACTATTCAAACAATTAAAATGTCTGATGGAACAGAGTTCTCTATTGGTCTTGATAAATTAGTAGAAAAGCATAGATTTGCTGATGTAAAAAAGTGGTTATCTAGTATTGAGGGACTTTTACCTATTGAAATATATTTAGTTCTTGAAGGTTTTTTTGATAGAGTTCCAATGCTCTGTGAGTTAATTACTACAAAAACTAAATTTTCAAATAAACTATCACCTACAACAAAACCATTTGAAACTTTGCAAGAGATAAATATGGCTAAAGAATTTATTCAGAATATTGGTTATAATTTTGGGGTATGAAAAAAATATATGCAAAAACTATCTTATTTAGATGCATCAAAAACTAAACCAATTTGGGAAATAGAAGAAAAATCTAGAATTGAAATTCTCTTAAATAAAAAGCATTCATTGTATCTTGAGAATGAAATATTTACTTTAGAAGCCGAAAAAACAAAGGAACAAATTCAAATAAAAATGTCTTTAGATAAAAAAGATAATTCTTTTCATTATCCAATTGAATGTGTATATATAAAAGAATCATTTGATGAAAATGAGCAAGAAATTGCTTTAAATATAATAGATTATTTAGATCTTTATTGGGGTAATTACTTTAATGAAGAAAGAAATGTTTTTATTCCTATCGATTGGAGTAAGCATGAATTTGAAGGAAAGTTTTTTTATTTAAGAGGATTTGTAAGAAATTTATCTTTAGAAAATGAGGCTGATGCTTTCTTAAAAAAGTATGGCCTTGGCGAATACGACATACATTCAATAACTTCTGAGACGTAATATGAAAAAAAGAGTTCTTGTCGCAATGTCAGGTGGCGTTGATAGTTCAGTAGCAGCAGCTTTATTAGTTGAAAAAGGATATGATGTTATTGGGGTAACAATGCAATTATGGGATTATTCTCTGAATGAAACCAGTTGTGATCCGAATAGTAAATTTGATACATGCTGCAGCTTAGATGATGTTGCAGATGCAAGAATGGTAGCTCATAAATTGGGTATTCCTTTTTATGTTTTTGATTATCAAGATGACTTTAAAGAAAATGTAGTTGATTATTTTACCGATGAGTATCTTAAAGGTAGAACACCAAATCCATGTGTTGCATGTAATACTTTTCTTAAATTTGACCATTTATTGGATAGAGCACAACGCTTAGGATGTGATTACGTTGCAACAGGACATTATGCGAAAATTGTTTATGACGATGCATATGATCAATATAAATTATTAAAAGGCCTTGATTCTCATAAAGATCAAAGTTATTTTTTATACTCTATGACTCAAGAAAGACTAGCAAAAGTATTATTTCCATTAGGTGAATTAACAAAGCCAGAGGTTCGGGTCATTGCTGAAAAATATGGTTTGATAAATGCTTCAAAAAAAGAAAGCATGGAAATTTGTTTTATTCCAAATAATGATTATGCAAAGTTTATTGCAAATAGAGTCCAAGAATCTGATTTGATTAAAGGCTGTATTAAACATGAGGATGGTCAAATACTTAGCGATCATGATGGGATACATCAATTTACAGTAGGGCAAAGAAAAGGATTGAAAATTTCTTATCCTAGTCCTCTTTATGTTACCCGGATTGATTCTGAGACTGGGACAGTTTTTGTAGGTGAAGAAAAGTATCTTTATCGTACAGGTTTTTCATTCAAAAAATTTCATTCAATTCGAAATTTGCGAAACGAATCACAATATGAAGTAAAAATTCGCTATCGTTCTACGCCCTGTCCTGCTATAATAGATATGAGCTCTGATAAAGTTACTTTAAAATTTATATCTCCTCAAAAATCTGTAACACCGGGTCAAATTGCTGTTCTATACAAGGATGATGAAGTTCTTGGTGGTGGATTTATTGATAAGGTTTTTGAGTAATGTTAGAGAAGCGTCTCTCCTTATTAAAAATTCATTTGCGTGAGTTTAACTTTAATAAGTTAAGTAAAGTGTTTCCGCAAATTGAAGCAAATATTGACAAATTAGGTGAAATTCAAGGCCATCGTTATGTCGACAAGAAATTAGCTGCTATTTCTTTAGTTCATCGTTCATCGTTAGTTTATTGGCCTAATGATAAATCAGGAATTTTTTCAAATGAAAGACTTGAATTTCTAGGGGACGCTTTTTTAAGTTTCTTTATAGCTTCAGAAGCAATGATTCAGCACAAATCGCTACAAGAGGGCGATTTATCAAGATTAAGAGCAGCTATTGTTGGAACAGAAAATTTAGCTTCAAAAAGTCGAGACCTTGGTGTAGGTGATTGTCTCCTAGTAGGAAAAGCTGAAATGAACTCTAATCCTCAAAGAAGAGACAACGTTTTAGCTGATGCTTTTGAATCAATTACAGCTGCTCTTTTGTTGGATGCTGGTGAGGAAAAGGTTCATTCTTGGTTATTAAAAGTATTTGCAGAAGATATTGAGGAAGGTCCCAATATCCTGCTAAAATTCGATGCTAAAAGTAAATTACAGCAGTGGACTCAGGGGATTATCGGAGTACCTCCAGTTTATAAAACCATTGGTACTGAAGGAACGCCCCAAGAGACGTTTTTCATTGTAGCTGCCTTTATTGGGAATACTGAAATTGGTCGGGCTGTAGCGGCTAGCAAAAGGGAAGCAAGTAAAAAAGTGGCTGAAAATATCGTTAATAAAATTGAAACTGGAAAATTAACAAAAGAAATGGTTATAAGTTTTTTTGGAAGGGAAAAATGACAAAAAATTGCGGATATGTAGCATTATTGGGGCGTCCTAATGCAGGAAAAAGTACTCTTTTGAATGCCTTATTAGGAACAAAATTGGCTGTTGTAAGTAACAAACCTCAAACAACACGGAATAAGATTTTAGGAGTTTGCTCTGAAGGAAATAATCAAGCTCTACTCTTAGATACCCCTGGGATACACAAATCTGAGAATCTTCCAAAAATGAATCAAGTTATGAATAAAGTAGCATGGAGTGTTTTAAAAGATGCTGACTTGGTTTGTTACTTGATTGACGTAACAAATGGCTGGCATGAAGAAGATACCCTTTGGCTAGATGGAATTTTAAAAAAGTTTGAGAAAAAGCTTCTAGTCCTTGCAACTAAAACAGATAAGGTTAAGATAGAGGAAGTAGAGCACGGAAGGCAAAATATTGTAAATCGATTTCAAGACCTGATTGAGGGTGTCAAATCAGCATCTGAATTAAAATGCCAATTAATTGGAGAAGTCCCATTAATGGTTTCATCAAAGCGACCTCAAGAAGTTGCGTCGCTAAGAAATTATATTTTATCTCAGATGCCTGAAGGTGAATGGCTATTTGGTGAAGATGATCTCACTGATAGGTCACAAAGATTTGTCTGCGCTGAAATTATTCGTGAACAAATTTTTCGTCAATTAGGTCAAGAGCTTCCTTATAAAATTGCAGTCGTAATCGATCTATTTGAAAACAAAAATAATGTTACAAATATTTCTGCTACTATTGTGGTTGAACGTGATTCTCATAAGGGAATTGTGATAGGTAAAAAAGGTTCTAGACTAAAAAGTATTGGGACTGATGCAAGAATTTCTTTGGAAAGACATCTTGATAGAAAGGTGTTTTTAGAACTTTTTGTTAAAGTTAAATCTGGTTGGACCGAGAACTTAAATATGCTTTCAGAATATGCTGATTTGCAAGATCCTAATGATGTAAATTAATTAAAAGCTTACCATCTAGGAACTATTTTCCTTTTCAGTTGCTTTTAAGAACTTGTTTTAAGAGTTCAATTATGGGATTGTATATGAAGCGAGAAAATCTCTCCTTCTATATGTTCAAGTTTTTTAATTGCATAGGAATTTTTTTATTGAGATTCTGCCTGAATTTTTAAATTATTAAATAACTTTTTTGTTTCTTTATATTTGGAGTATCGTCGTGATTAATTTTCACTCTCGTAGGTATGTTTCTTTGTCCCTTTTTGAAGAAAGTTCAAAAGATACTATGTTAGAATCCGCACCTGTTAAACGTGGGAGAGGTCGTCCCCCCAAGTTAAAAGCAATAGGCAATGAAATTTCTGATAAAAATGAAAATGCCAATGAAAGTTTCATACCTGCATCTTTTTCGAGTGAAACTGAATTAAATCCTTTAAAAGAAATGGAGAATATTGTGGCACTAAGTCCCGCTGAAGATAATTTGGAAGAAGCAGCTTCTACAGAAGAAGTTAATTCAGAAAATAGTTGGGAAACAGAGCAAAATAATTCCTTTGATATAGAAGATGACGCACAAATTTTTGATGAAAATTATGATGAAACTTTTGGAGAAGAAGAAGCCACAGAGGTAAGAGATTTTTCTCAAAATTCTGTCAGTGTTTCATTTTCATGGTCCCTTATGAATCAATTAAGACAAATGTCTAAAATGGAAGGAATTTCTGTTGAGGATTTATTAGTTGAATTAGTGGCGGAAGGTGTAACAAAAAGAGTCTTTGAAGAACTATCTCGCCCAACTCCAAGCCATTTGATGACTAGAACTGGTTATGTTCATTCTGATGGAACGCAAACAAGTCCGCAGCCGCATTTAAGTCATCATATGATGAATAATTCTCGCCAACAGCAAAATAATGTTCAAAATCGTAATAGATTTGGCTTTCAGCAAAGAAATCAACAGCATGTTCCGCAAAATATGAATAATAGAAATAATGTAAATAGAAATTATCAACAAAATAATTCAAGACAACAAAATTTAGGTCAAAATGGTTTTAGAAACCAATACCAAAATAATAATACTCAACAACAAAGATTTAATAATACTAGATCAAATAACAATTACCAAAATTCACAACGTTTCTATGATGAACAATCATCAAATACTAACAATAATAATCAATACAATAGACAACAACGTGATAATAATAAACGTTAATTAAATATGGCAAAAAAAATAGTAATAACTGGTGGTATAGGATCAGGAAAATCATTGCTATCGAAAATGCTTTCAATGCGAGGATATTGTGTCTGGGATGCTGACATTATTTCTCGAGAAGTTTTATTTTATCCAGCAGTTCAGGCAAGAATAAAATCTGTATTTGGTGAAGAAGTTTTTGTAGGTAATGGTATTTTAAATAGAGAATATGTCAGAAAACTTATTTTTTCTGATCCTAAATTGAAAAAATTATTTGAAAAAATAATGCATCCTGCAATGTATGATCATTTTAATTTTAAATTTCAAACTTTAAATAAATTAGCCCCTACTGCTTGGATTTTTTATGAAGCTTCTTTAATTTTAGAGCTAAATAGAAAAGATGAGTTTGATTACTGCATTGTAGTTACAGCGCAGGAAGAAATAAAATTAAAACGCCTAAAAGAAAATAGAAATTTAGATGAGAATGATGCAAAAAAAATTATGGCATCGCAAATGCCTGATGCTGAAAAAATTTCCTATGCTGATTATGTAATTGACAACTCTTCATCTATTGAAAATCTTGAAAAAAATGTTGAAATACTAATTAATTTATTGTCCTTAAAATTATCTGTTTTATAAAATTGACATCTCTATTATTTTTTATTCTTTAATATTTTTTTTTAATCTTGTATTCTTTAATTAATTTAATGAAAATGAGGTTTTCTTTAAATGTTTGAAGTATCTTGTGCGTCTTGCCAAGCATCATTTGATTATAATCCAGATGATTACATTCATCTTTGCCCATTTTGTTCGGCGGGGTTTATTATTGATCCTGAAGAAGGGGCAAAAGACTTAATTGGTGATCACTATATCATTCCATCAACAATTCAAAAAGAGAATTTAGAAGGAATTTTTAATGATTGGATAACAAAAAGATATCATAATCCAGGAAAAATAAAGAGTGAGTTTAATATTTTAGGATCTTATGGAGTTTTGTTACCTTATTGGGTCATATCTGCTGAAGCTCACACTTTTTGGAGTGGGCATAGTGCAAAAAAGAATTTATACCCAGGAAGAGTTCGTGATCTAGCTTCAGGATTTTTAAAAGAAGAAGGTCGTTTTAGTAGACGTTACAGATGGGCAATATTAGCAAGAAAATCACCGAAAGAGCATTGGGGGTTAGAACGTCTGCATCATCCTAGAGAAAGCGTTAATGTGGATTGGGAAGGATTTCCATTAGATGAGACAATGGGAGTGCAAGACGAAGGATTAAAAGCAATTTATGAAGCAAAAGTACCATTTAAGTATGAACAAACGAATGAAATTGCAGTAGCAAGCATTCAAACAAGAGAAACCTCAGCAGTCGCTAGAGCGAAAGACCAAATCAATGAGTACCACAGGAGAATGGTAAAAACCAAAGTTGGTACTTTATATGAGCATAGAACTGAAATAGAAGTAGTTGGATTGCATATAGTTCACATACCATTTTGGTATATTCGTTATTCATTTTCACCAAACAGTTTATTTAAGTTTTTCACTACAGTGAGAGAAAGAAGAATTCTAATTCAAGGTTATACAAAAGCCGTTCTTGATGCTGAATTACCTCTTAATAATTCAGATAAAGTTATGACAAATATGGTTGTATGTGGAATTCTAGGTTTCATTTCTCTGACATTATCCGTTTTTATTCACCCTTTATTTTATATTTTATTTGTAATGTTTATTATAATAGTCGGTCTATCTACTTGGAAAATAATAAATAGAGAAAAAATAGACCCAGAGATTATAAAAGGCCACGAAAACACTGAACCTGCTTGAAGCTAGAACAAACTTCAAGAATAATTTTTAAGTAAATTTAATAATCTAACTGCATTTTTTTCAGAATTATTATAAAGATTTTTACTAAATTCTACATTACCACAACGATAAAAAAATGCTTTTTTCAGATCTTCATGGAGGAAATGACATAGCCATCCAATTTGACCATATTCAGCGTGCGTTTCAATTCCAGTTAAATAAAAATCTTTTTTAATTTTTGTCCGATAAATATTTATATTAGATAAAACAAAACAACTAATAATTTGTAAGAACCCTCTTTCTTTACAATAATGGATAATTTTATCTAAATAATCGTTATAAATTCCATATTTTCTATATTCTCTTTTAACAATAGCATGGCGCATGTAATAGATATCTATGGATTTTTGTTCTCCTCTGAACAATGCGATATTTAAATTGCCATCCATTACTTTAATATAGTTTTCAATTTTGTTGAATTGATAACGTTCTTCAAGTAATTGTCTTTTTACTTTTTGCTCATCTGTTAATAATGCTTCACGAATAAAAGTCATTTTATTTAGTTCTTCATTAGGAAATTCATCATAAAAAATTTCCCAATATTCTTTTGGAGTGATTCTTTCTACTTTGTATTTATCTAAAATTCCATTTTTGAAAATGTTATCAAAAACCAAATCCATTTGGTCTCCTTCTGGTTTAAAATTCAAATTTAATATAACGAGAATTACTATAGTTATAAATGGTGGAAATAATTTTTTTACATATTTTGTAAGATATTGAAATTTAAATAATTAAATTTTTTAGAGTGATCGTAAATCAATGCTGTTTTAAGTTACTATTTAACTTTTAAGATTAGGTTTGCTAGCTGTACCTGGAAGGATTTCAAAATTTGCTTCAAATTTATCTAACATTGAATCTATTTGGGCAAGTATTTCTTTATCGCCTGTAACTATTAACTTTCCTTCTTTAATTTTTGCTTCAAAAGTACTTTTACCAGTAATTACATCTTCTAAATCAGCTCTATTTATTGTCATTGCTAAATGAGGATTGTCAGCTAAAAAACCTTTAATATTTGTTAATGAAGAATTGCTTAATTCAAGGACAAATTTTTCATTATTATCGGGTGTCGTTAAATTAATAATATAATTTTTCCCTTCTGCTTTTGCACTATTTAACCTAATTGCCATATAGTCGAACCAAAGCTCAGTTGGCATAGCAGCTATCATATCTGTACTTGTAGATTTTCCTTTTCCACCTGAAGGAATTCCTGTTCTGAGTTCTAGGGAAGCTGCTAAAAAACTATTTCTCAGGCTTGTGCTTTCTTGTTGATACCCAATTTGTTCAAATACATCAGCTAATAAATATTTAGCCTCAATATTTTGAGGCTGTGCATAAATTAATTTATTTAAAATTTCAGCTGCATAAAAATATTTTCCTTCATTAAACAATTGATTTGCTTTTAGAATTATTTTTTCAGATCCACCCATCATTTCAACATAAAGAGGAGCGGAATCTTTTGGAGATAAAGGTAACAAAGTTGTAGGATTTGCATCCCAATATCCAAGGTAACGATTGATCACCGCACGACTATTGTGAGCCACAGATCCATGATAACTTCTAGCTGCCCATTGATTTTGAAGACTTTTTGGTGGTTTATATTCATTTTGAATTTGATTTATTGTTACACCTTTGTTTGCTAAATTTAAAACTCCATTATTTAAATTTGCATACACATCTCGTTGCGCACGCATAAATTCTTGGATACGTGCATTACCCCATTTCGGCCAATTGTGCGATGCAAACATCACTTCTGCCTGTTTTCCATATTTATATAAAGATTCATTAATATGTTTTGACCAACTAAGTGCGTCTCTAACTAGCGCTCCTCTTAAAGTGTAGATATTATGAACAGTGCTAGTTATATTTTCAGCTGCCCAAAAGGCTTTCCATTCTGGAAAATAAATATTCATTTCAGCCGGAGCTTCTGTTCCTGGTGTATTTTGAAATTCTAATTTAACTCCATCTATTGTCATTGTTTCAAAATCGTTTGTAACTATATAATTTGGAGCGATTAATCCAACTGTGCCAGCTGAGGTCATTTTTCCTATGGCCTGATCAACATGCCCCCGTTCATTTCTTGGCAAATACAATCCGTATTGGTAAAACAGTCTTCTATTCATAACCGTACCGGCATACACATTTTCAGAAACAGCGGCTTCCATAAAACCTTTGGGAGCAATAACTTTAACGCTTCCATTTTTAGCGTCATTTTCATTAATTACGCCATGAACTCCGCCAAAATGATCACTATGTGAGTGTGAGTAAATGACTGCTTTTATGGGAAGAACACCGAAATAATGATTTAATAAATTAATTGCTGCTTGAGCTGTTTCTTTTGAGGTCAAGACATCAATTAATATCCAGCCATTTTGCGTTCTAATTGCAGTTAAATTTGCTAAATCATACCCTCTTACTTGATAAATTTTATTTGGCATGACTTCGAATAATCCATATTCCATATTGAGTATAGCTTGTCTATACAATGAAGGATGGATACT of Pigmentibacter sp. JX0631 contains these proteins:
- the coaE gene encoding dephospho-CoA kinase (Dephospho-CoA kinase (CoaE) performs the final step in coenzyme A biosynthesis.) gives rise to the protein MAKKIVITGGIGSGKSLLSKMLSMRGYCVWDADIISREVLFYPAVQARIKSVFGEEVFVGNGILNREYVRKLIFSDPKLKKLFEKIMHPAMYDHFNFKFQTLNKLAPTAWIFYEASLILELNRKDEFDYCIVVTAQEEIKLKRLKENRNLDENDAKKIMASQMPDAEKISYADYVIDNSSSIENLEKNVEILINLLSLKLSVL
- a CDS encoding alkyl sulfatase dimerization domain-containing protein — encoded protein: MLKKFCPFILAPLIINSFLIIPSFAYPETLNIKKNKSTNKKTSQPPKFNNQTKPPSNFTINYQEQQKLILPFNDKRDFEESMKGLLIKPSERFIKGDNGNIIWDFHFYDFLKTSANTGSIHPSLYRQAILNMEYGLFEVMPNKIYQVRGYDLANLTAIRTQNGWILIDVLTSKETAQAAINLLNHYFGVLPIKAVIYSHSHSDHFGGVHGVINENDAKNGSVKVIAPKGFMEAAVSENVYAGTVMNRRLFYQYGLYLPRNERGHVDQAIGKMTSAGTVGLIAPNYIVTNDFETMTIDGVKLEFQNTPGTEAPAEMNIYFPEWKAFWAAENITSTVHNIYTLRGALVRDALSWSKHINESLYKYGKQAEVMFASHNWPKWGNARIQEFMRAQRDVYANLNNGVLNLANKGVTINQIQNEYKPPKSLQNQWAARSYHGSVAHNSRAVINRYLGYWDANPTTLLPLSPKDSAPLYVEMMGGSEKIILKANQLFNEGKYFYAAEILNKLIYAQPQNIEAKYLLADVFEQIGYQQESTSLRNSFLAASLELRTGIPSGGKGKSTSTDMIAAMPTELWFDYMAIRLNSAKAEGKNYIINLTTPDNNEKFVLELSNSSLTNIKGFLADNPHLAMTINRADLEDVITGKSTFEAKIKEGKLIVTGDKEILAQIDSMLDKFEANFEILPGTASKPNLKS